CCATCTGCAAGGACGACCTCCCTCTCGCCGTCGCCGCGCGGAGGCTCCCCTGCGGTCACCTCTATCACTCCGTTTGCATCGTGCAGTGGCTGGAGATGCACAATTCCTGCCCTGTCTGCCGCTCTTGCCTCCCGCCCACTATCCTCGAGGAGGTGGAGCCCCAGGAACTGGATCGGCCACCAACACAGATCACTATCAGGTTTACCACCAACCGCCGCCGCATCCGCACAAACAGTGATGCAGTGGCTCCGGTCGCGACATCGCCTACTCAGCTCGCAGAGGCGATGACAGGGGAAGGAGGTACTGGACCTGCGAATAGCGCAGAAACTGTATCGTCTGAATGGCCACCGCCCCCAGAATCTGATGCCGTCGTGTCAGAGACCCGTGAGATTGAGGGCTTCTTTGATTGAGCCAGAAGATAGAGTTTGCAGGTATGAACATCTTATGACTAGTGTCCATGGAGCATGAATTGAACTTCTGCTTAGTGGACTAATCAGTTGCAGTGAAGCCAGTACTTTGGTTCGGTGATATGGACTAGTTGAGTTACATTTGCTTGTGTGTTCTATCTTCTATGCTAGTTGATCGATGGTAAGCTGGAATAGCTTATAATCATATGAACATTCATATGTAGCTGAACTTGGAGTTATTATACTTACTTTGGACCGCATGTTAGCTGATATGTTTGGTGATATATGTGTTTTCTGTTGTTAATTTTGTAAGTCTTGTACCTTGTACACTCTTTTTTGGTACAACTGTAATTATTTGTTGAGAGTTGTTATTTTTTAAAGATGTTCTATATATCCAAACGTGATGAACAGGTTATTTGCTCGTAGTTTATTTGTTACCACCGTGTCTTATTGTCATATGGGCTAGAGTTTGTATCCATGCTCTAGCATTGCAAGAAAAAATCTACAGGATTTATATTTCTTTGCATGAAGTTCGGTTCAAGTAAAGTGAACTTACTGGGAAAAGTATTTGCCATTTTTCGATTAATTTCCTATACGAATTGACTTTGTGTAGGCAAATATACTCTGTAGGGATATATTGGTATTGGTTATACTGCAAAATTTTGAACACCATGAAATTGGTAGGTTTGAAATAAAATGCGATGCATGTTAACTAGCAGCTGGCCTTTTATGAATTGCTTGCAGCAATTATCACTTAGATTATTAAGGTCTTTTGTCAAGCGAGTTCGAATTATATTTACCAGGACTCCCTTTGTCAATCATCTTTAAAAATATAGGAGCTAATTTGCTATTTTAGCTGAAATTGGTATTGGCTATACTGCAAAATTGGTATTGGTTGTACTGCAAGCAATATATTGTGCAGGGGTCTATTGGTATTGGTTATACTGCAAAATTTCAAATACCGTGAAATTAGTAGGTTGGAAATAAAATGTGATGCATGTTAACAGCTGCTGGCCTTTTATGAATTGCTTGCAGCAATTATCACTTAGATTATTAAGGTCCTTGTCAGCGAATTTGAAGTATATTTACCAGGACTCCCTTTGTCAATCATCTTTAAAAATATAGGCGTTAGTTTGCTATTTTAGCTGATTCATATAACCTGAATCATCTGATTCCTATTTGTTGTGGGATTCCTATTTGTTGTGTTAATCTTAAGTGAACTTCTATTTGTGATACTGCTGTTTTTTAGTTAGCTGATTCACATGTCCATCCTTTTTTGAGCTTTGGTCACCTGGAGAGCAAAATTGGAGCATTAAGCAATCAGATAGATCACAACAAAGATTAAACTGATAGGATATGACAAGTTGAATCAGTAACATGCATGCTATTTTATAAGAGGGGTTCAAAACTAACACGGTGGCTAGAAATATTATGCTGCCTTATTATCTATGGAGTATTTGTGATCTCTTATTTACTCACCATTTGATGTTAACACAATAAGGTGCTCGCACAATGATATCATTACAGTTCGGTAATTTAATCCAGCCTTTGACCTTGAACACTCAAGAACTCAGTGATATCCTGAATTCTTTAAAACAAAGTTGAGGTTGGTATTAGTACTCAATTACAGTTCGGTAATTCAATCCAGCCCTTAACCTTGAAAACTCAAGAACTTCAGTGCTATCTTGATTCTTAAACAAAGTTGAGCTTGGTATTAGTACTGCCCAAGACATTGCACTGGTTCGCTTCCATTTACCCCGAGTGGAACTAGGCTATTTTTATTACTCCGGAGGAGTATGTGGCACCATGATCAGCAGTAAATGATGTTCAAAGGGGTTTGTATAGAATTTGACAAAacagtactccctctgtatcaaaatgtaagacattttttgacattgTCATAGTGTCGAAAGaaggtcttatattttgatacggagggagtGGGTATTAGCAACTAGTGCAGCAGAAAGGTTTTTAGAACCAATACCTAATCTCAAAAGAAAATGAAATGATTCATGCAAATACATTAGAAGTGGCATCAGAAAAAATAAAAGGTGAACTGTTCAGTTCTTGGTTCCGGTCCTAATTTGAAAGCAAGAATCATATACCAAAGATGTAGTTTAACAGAGTTAAAGAAATGAATAAAGCAAGGGCTCATTCTCTGGATATAAATTCCCTATCACCAACAATATTGCAATTGCCAACGAACTTTAGAACTGAAAGAGAAGGGATGCCTAATCAAAAGCTGGAGATTAATCATCATGATAATCCAGTCAAGATGACACGCATGTCTCGTAGTCTTGTGGCACGTTTGGTTATCTGCATCATTTTTGGCCTTGCATATGTAGCACGGTTTAGTTTGGCTGAGCTAAAGTAAGCTTAAAACCATGTTATGCAACTAGTTTGGTTGCCCACAAAACCACAGCTTGCATTAGTGGCGAACCACTAGCAGGCCGTTTGGTTGCAAGCATGTGGTACCTGGTTACATTCAAGACATGCAGTGCGGTACTCTTTTGTTCGAGTGGTAAGATTACCaccgcacacacacatacacactgaTAGGCAAGCATTTACATTACATTATAGGCGCTACATTAACAAGCATAGCCAGAATAACGACGACGGAGTCAAAACAGATAGTGATGATAATAACAACACAGATTGACTGACTAACGAAAACACATTAAACTTCTTGGATCAAGATAAGTGCTTTGTTGTGCTCTGGCACTTGGCCACCACCTCTGTGATGGAAAGGTCGATGACAATGATCCTGAAGGTGTCCTCGATCAACACCTTGAAGATGATGAGGTAGCTTGTGAGCAATGGCGAAGTGGGCCCACCCCTCATCCATGGCTAGCTTCCCGTTGATCTCCCAAAGTTTGACCTTCCTGATGCAACTAGTGTTCTTCTTGAGTTTAGTCTCCCGTGGATTGTGCCCATGTGTTTATTGAAGCTGTCGGGGATCGGTAATGGCTCCAACCCAGGTGCTAAAATCACCTTGTAGAAGTGGGTTGGACATATCGATTTATGGAAATGACTGATATTCGTCAGCCTTCCCCGATGCCTCTGCGAGGTGCTACCCCGAGCAACCTCCTTGCCCTTGGAGCTCTTGTCGTGCTAATCAAATTAAACAAGATGAATGGATGTATCAAACTACCATGGACTAATCATGAAGATCAACACACGAGCACATGTAACAAATTAGCATGGACTGATCATGAAGCTGAACATTTAAATCTACTTGGAAACATCTGCATCTACcataacaataagaacatcatcacTGCCGACAGGCTCCTACAGCAAGATCAAGAGGTTTCATGCTGACAAGACCAATTCGAGCCATATCAAACCCTTAATCGAGACATATATGACAGCCAAATATAACCCCATATCCACACCCTAATCTAACCCCATATATACACTCAAATCTAACAAGACTTGGACACCCAAATAAAACCCCATATCCACACCCTAATTGAGTCGTATGAAACCTTAAATATGATCCTAAACCCAAATTAACACTCAAATTGAAGCTTCCAAGTCTAAATCGGTGGCTAAATCAATGCCTACATGGATCTCAATCGGGCTTGTTGATGTCCTCCGGGAGTCAACAATGAGATAGGGGTGAGGGGATTCATGGCACGACTCCGGGAAACAATGTAGCGTCTCCAACTCATCCCCATGTTGTAGTGCTTGTGCTCGATTGGGCATGGCTGGCTGGAAACACTCAATTCGATCGTTCCTCCATACCCAGGCTCTGGGGCTTTTCAGTAATGTGCTATGCAGGCCCAGTCGCACGTGTAGGTAACCAAATGGCCCAAATTTTCATCCTTAGGGCCTGGATGGTTGTTATGCAGACAACCAAACACTCCCTTAATATTTTCTCGTGTAGCTCCAAGGATGCATCCCCCTCCTCAAACCTCTAGATGTTGTCTCCCTTTTGTCATCTCTAAGAACAACACACCTAGTCAAAATGGAGAGCAATTACTGCTTCTATCCTTTTTACCCATTTGTGAAGAGCAACCACCTTCCCCCATAGGAAACAAGAATGGAAGATTCTTAACTATGGGCACAAGCATAATCAAATTTCCATAAATTCCTCAATTAGCTCGACTACCAGGCAGCCAAAAAAACAAAGAATACATTGCCCCATTTGAGATGTTCATGGGAAATAAGACGAATCAAATCAATCGCATATGTGGGGCTTGTAAactcaagatcaataagcatatgtCGGGCTCGCTCATGAAGCAGTTCGTCTAGGCAAAGGCATGGCCCCCGGAGAGATAGAAGAGAGGATCGTCTTGTGCGACTCGTTGTCGCACGAGACGAGGAGATATACATGGTGGTGAGCTAGGAATCAAATATCAAGGGTGGGGCGGCAAATATGACTCAAACTTGTGATAACAATGGGCCAAATTACACTAATTCATGTATTTTTCCTAAAATCCGAGAGGTGAAAAGCACAAGATAAGTATATGTATGAACAAGTTTGGGATCATGATGGGAGCCCTGACTCTAGCGAGTCCCCATGTCTCTGTGACTGGATAAACGGAGAGAGCCACAGTCGTTGAAGCTCGAGTGATAGAGCAGTCGAGGGGGTGAGGAATGGGGAGGAGAGGTTTAGGGTGATATCGTTGTTGTTAGATAGTCAAGACTGTCGGCAACACACCACGCCTTGGTTGTCATGATGTAGGCTTTTTTCACCACCACATCCTCGCCTCCCATGGATCTATTTTCACACCTTCGAGAAGATATTTTTCTCTTCGTGGATCATCGTAGTTCGACCCAGGTTTTTCCCGGCCGCAGCCTAAACCAAACGCGCAATTGTGCCAGTTCGGGGACTCAATCCGATCGGGCCAAACCATGCGGATTGAACCCCGATCCTTGCCAATACTAGTCTAACCAAACAAGGCCTTAAGCTTAGTTTGTTTAATCCCCCCTCTAAGGGGATTGGAGAGGATTGAAGTTTTATTTACTTGCAAGGAATTTAATTCCCCTCAAACCCTTTTAATCCTCCGTAAACCGAACATGCCCTTAGGGGATATACACAACTAATATAGTGCAACCAAATCCCTGCCCCCCTTCCTCAAACTCTTGGTGGTCTGAGGTAGACCATCTCGCATGATCCAAACTCCATGGGAACAAATTCTGCTACACACGGTAAATGAGCTAATAGGCCTGGTTACAGGGAAATTGGTTGAGGTGCTTATTAGAGATATTTTCTATCTAACTGATGCAAATAGAGTTCTCCGAACACCCTAAGTAAAAAATCTCAATGAAGACTTTGTGGCCCGGCACAACACTAGATTGTATGTCTTCTCTGTCAGATCGGCATATTATATTGAATGGGATCACACATAGACACAGACTGAGGCGAGTTGATAATCAAAGGCCATCTTGGGGTAACCTTGTTTGGGAGATTCTATGGAAACTTCAGGTGCCAAGTAAAGTAAAAAATGCATGGAATTATTCTTGGGTTGGCAATCCTAGCAAACAAACGCATACCAACTACTCCCTCTAtcacgaattacttgtcttagaattTTTTAGATAcaaatgtatctagacatgttttagtgttagatacattcgtatctagacaaacctaagacaagtaattcgggacaAAGGTAATACTACCAAATGTTCTATTTGCTCAGCAGGGTCGGAAGATGTAAAAGGTTTGATGCTCACTTGCGCACCAGCAAAGAATGTTTGGAGATCGATGGGTCTCATTGATATCATCAACGAAGCCACATGTGCATATAGGTCAGGTTCCTCTATTCTATAAGAGCTCTTGCACCGACAAAATAATGAGTCATCGGGTCTAGGACATGTTAGCCTAAAGGAATTCATTATTGAGACTGTCAAGAGGACTACATGTGAGCACAAAAGATCTTGTGGATATGCTCCTTACATCTAGCTGCTTATCAATTCCAAAGTTGGTGAAGATGTGTTCTTGCTAGATTGTGTGCATGATCCTTCCAGAGTTGAACTAGAGGATAACATAATCATTTTGGATCCCAACAACACCCCAGTAGATGTTCAAGCTAGAGAAGTTGCTAGACTACAAACATGTCGACCACCCCTAAAGCTTCTATTCAACCTCCAGTTGTAGTCCCCAAGACACGGTGATCAGATTTCAAACTTGTGCCAAAGCTCCTCAAAGGATTGAGGGCATGCCTAGCTAACCTCGCCAAGAACCAAGAGAGCTTACATGATGTGGTAGAGACACAAGTTCACATCATAAACAACAAGATTGATGAATTGGTTGTTGAGGTCAAAGAGCTGAGAGCGATGTTTGTGTCAGGGGAGAATGAGCACGACAATGATAAATCTACAGATGGGCGTGAGATGACAAATAAATTTGTGGTTCAAGTTAGGACCACTACTCCAGTTGCTTCTGCACCTCCTGATTCATCATCTACCTCCTCAGTCGCTGCCAGAGACGTTGCAGATAGATTCCTTCAACTCCCTCAGGTGCTTACGCCAAGCCTTCATCATCGTCGTCCATTGATCCAACTTAGTCTTGAGTGCCGACAAGACTCTAATTTCTCATTTTGGTAtcacgatgccaaagggggagagaagtCATAGATCTTAGACTAGCTTCGAGTGAGAGATTGAGAGTGTTTGAGTCATTTTGCGGAGTTACATCGCTTGCTACTTCATTTGATTCTTATGTGATGTAAACTCTTGCTCTTATGTGGTGACCTATACTCGTATGCTATTGCACATGTTACCCGTTCATGCTTTAGTGCATCTTTGAGGCCATTGACATGTTCTTTTTGGTGTATGCGCTTTATATTTCATTTATAACTCGTTGATGTGCTCCACACCTAAACCAAGTTCCATGTGTTATATAAGAGTTTCTCATGTACCTAATCCATTCcgcatttgcattcaaacacaaaatttaaataatgcacaaattaggGGAACTCTTGTATACCACATGCTTCTAAAGGCATCTCGTGATTATGTCCATTGTTGAATCTTTGACCTATGTTGTTACCATGGGGTGAAAGTGCAAAAGTGCATCTAAGTACTTAGGTGGATTTTGGTAATTCATGCCAACATATTTCAATGAACTAATGCCTACTTCAAGTTCATTTCAGAAAATGTTTCTTTTAGGTACAACAAAGGAATGGAAGGTGACCCCTAAAAATGCTCAAGGGAAGTGTTGGACAAGTTAAATGCTTCTACATTTTCATTAtagtgatccaggatcacattgagtccatatgcATGCTGATGTTATTAGAAGGGGATGAAGATGTGATAATGAGCCTCTATCTCCATGTGCTTAAAGACCTAGCTCCAAAACTCCTCAAAATCATTCAAATATTCAACTATGACTACCATTTAACTTGGAGTTGTGGGAACTCTTTTGGTCTGAACCACCGAGTCATCGCATATATAGCTGTTGTACAAACCCCAGTTGAATCAGAGACTCCACCTATTCCATTCGGAACCACCGAAGCACTCGGTAAACCTTCTATAACTACGTTGGAACTTCCGAGCAAAACCACAGAACTTCCGAAGTGATAACAGAGAGTGTGCCACTGTCGAAGTGTTCAGCTCAGAGCCACCAATCGATTTTAgtcggactaactgatgcttctgaaATTTGTTGGCTTTGTTCACATCGGAGCCATCGTTCCACTAGAGTCTCCAAGATATACAATAAAGTTTGTAAAAGTCAAATTTTTGGTCTAGCATATATATACCTTCCAGCTATCCCACATATGTCCCTCGAATCAAACTCCACTCCCATCATATTTTCTGACAGAACTCATCCTCCTCATGCTAGTTTCAAAGGATGGAACCAACCATCCAACCAAACCATTTGTGATCTAATCCCCTCTTGCTTTCCACCCCTACTTATCCAAATCCACAAACAAATCTTGAGAGAGTTTGAGTGTTGAGGAGATTatgttttgaagcacaagagtaaggagttcatcatcaaacaACCTCCATCTTTTTTACCTTTGAAGGGTGTGCCCCTTCTATATTGGCTAGGTGTTGTTTGAAAGTCTTCAAAGTTTGTGAAGAACCCAATAAGTTTGTAAGGGCTCCGGCGTCGCCATCTCCCTCAAACACATTAGCATGTGCATATTTGTCTCATCTCGTTCACGCTCTCGCCTCACATGACTCCGGCGTCGCCATATCCCTCAAACACATTAGCATGCACATGTTTCCACCACCTCACCTCGTTCCCTACCTCCTCCTCGCGCCCAAACCACCACCCGAATCGCCAACCACCATTGCATGCTGCAAGGGTGTCTCGCCGCTGAAAAGCAATTTGCGCAGGTGCCGCCACGACCCCCCTTGGTACAACTGCACCACCCTCACCCCGCGTCGTCGCCCCGGAAAATGCCCCAAGCTCAAACCCATGGAGATGGTGTGAGGAAAAATGGGAGGAAGAGAAAGTAGAAGGGATGGGATGACTGCGGCGTACTTGCGGTGGCGAGGAGCAGAAGATCCGGTGGGACTGTTGCCTCCGCCTCCTTCGCCCCTCAGTTTCACGAGAGGAAATGAGGGAGGGAGTAACGCGGATTTCGAAACTGAACACCCATCCACCACCCCATCATGATTTGCTACAGAACCACCCCTCGCACGTTGCTAGAGACTGATCCGTGGGTCCATCCGCCTTGGATTGAGACGATCGCTCTCGAGACTGTTCGCCTTGGAGTCACAACACACTCGATTAGGTGGCACATGGCGTTTGAGGAGGGATCGGGATGAGATCATGCAGACAGGAGGAGCTGTGGTCGAGAACTCAAGACGGCAAAAAAGTGGAGCTGCATGTTTCTAgcattttttttgaacatcagtacaaacacaagcgctcatatccacgcgcatacactcacccatatGAGCACCTTTGAAAGaccgagccgacatatcatcttgaaataaatccagaaataaatgcaagtaccaggatttgaaccctggtgggttgagaATACCACAGTtcatctaaccatccaaccacaagttggttCGCTGTTTTCAGCATTTGAGTACTTATTATTTTGCAAAATAAACATCGCAAACATGCAGTACCTCCGTCtcaaaaaatatactccctccattccaaaatatagtgcgtccaCGCTTCTCGAGgtctaactttgaccataaatttaaccaacgagaccacctgcggcgggagaaaaaattatataattgaaaacttctttcaaatacgaattcactgatataatttttgcttccGCCGCAATcagtcttggtagttaaatttacggtcaaagttggagCACGTGGATAGagaaagcactacattgtggaatggagggagtaagatGTTTTTGTAGGCTAGTTTAAAAAATTGTATTTTTTTATGATAACCTTTTTATCACGGGAGCAACACTGTTGTGGCCTTCTGGGGCCGAGAGCGTGAGATCTCTGCACTCTCCCTGCTGTCTACTCGTATTTATTTACATGCAAAAAGATCATGATTTCTTAGTTTAATCACATAAATTATAGTATACGTGTTCTCCATCCATGGTCAAGATCCACCTCCTCTCTCTCCAAACGTCCCGTCCCGTACGTTcctttcctcttcgtctcccgagcacctaccccaaccccgaccccaatccccatccccatcccaccCGATGCGCCTCTGAACTAGTACCACTCCAGTCAAGTGCCCCCGTGGAGCCTCCGTCTCCGTGCCCCACAGCCGCCGCCGTGCCGTCGCTCGACGCCGACGCCTCACGCCCCGCCCCCAACCCCTCCCCgcggtccgccgccgccgccgtccctgccGCCTCCACCCCGTCCGCCGCTTCGGCCATTGGCCTCTGAGGTATGCGCATTTTGCCGTCCAGCGATTGGCTAGACCCCATTGACCTCTGGAAATTTTCGGCGCACCATCTAGATCCAGACCTTGCACTCTCGTTGCTTTCACTGCACTGCATTTGTTTATTTATTAGTATCCGAGATTGGATTTACTCGGCTCACCGGATTCCCTTTTAAGCGGTGCATCCCTGTGCGGCTGCTGGATTTGTGGCGTCGAGGTTTGAGGTCTGAAGCAGCGCCGAATCTCAAACTTACCTTTTGTTGGCATCGCAGATTTCGGTCTTCCAGGAGTGACAGAAGCGAAATGGAGACGAATGAGAAGAACGCCGCTGATTTGGAGGACAAGAACCAGCCCAGCGGGCACGGCCAGCAGCCGAGCTTCCACGGGCCCGGGTTCTCGCTCTCGCCGGAAGCTCAGATGGATTCTTCCAGCAGTGCGCTGGCCGCCATGGGGAACCCGTTCCCTCCTGGCTTGTGGAACCCACCTGGCCAGAACTTCGGGCTGGGGGAGACCAACACTAACGCTATGCTTAATGGGCACCAGTTCTCCTCGTTCTTGGGGATGCTGTCAGCAGCGACGCCCGCATATCCCGGCGCCCAGTCGGGGTTCATGGATTGTGGGGCAGGGTTTCCTGGCTTAAGTGCAAACAGTCTTGGAGCCATGATGGATCACCCTTTTTCTAGGAACCCTGCTATGGGTAGTTTCCAAAACGATATTGAGACGTCTAGGGAGATGAATGTGGACGAAGGTTGCAAGGATGCATTATTGACCGGTGATAGGCAGCAAGGAGACACCGAGAGTTCACATGGTGTTGATGCCTCTAGCAAGGAGTTAAGCAAGCCGGAGTGCAGTGGTGGCGCTGGTCAGGATGAAGGGCCTAGTGTCTCTTGTCCCAAGAAGAGGAAAAGACCAAGCCAGGTACTTGTTTAATCCTCCCTGTTATATAGCTGAATTTGTGTCGTGATTTTGATGGAACTTAGaattcgattttctcatgaaggatCGTGGGGTGAAGCATGTACAAGAAGGGAGCCAGCAATTGGCAACTCTGGCTGCAAAGCAGGAGAAAGATGACGACGACAAAGATGAACCAAAGAGGCCTGTTGGGACATCCAGAAAGTCCAACGGGAAGCAAACTGAGGATAAATCTGATGCGCCAAAGGAAGATTACATTCATATAAGAGCTCGAAGTGGCCAGGCTACAAACAGCCATAGTCTTGCAGAAAGGGTAAGTCCCGAGTTATCTTCCCTGAACTACCTTTATCGAATGGTATTTCTAGCTACTTAGCTTCAGTGTTATTTGTTTGCAATACAGGTTCGGAGGGAAAAGATTAGTGAAAGGATGAAATTTCTTCAGGACCTTGTTCCTGGTTGTAGTAAAGTAAGCACTTCTAAATGAGGAAGTCAGCACTTTTTAGCTGTATATTATCTCCACAATTATTGCCATAGAAAAACTTATTTGCATGCTAAATGAGGAAGTCAGCACTTTTTAGCTGTATATTATCTCCACAATTCAAATTATTGCCATTCGCTATTTTCACAAGCAAGATTGTATACCAGGTCATTGGTAAGGCCGTTATGCTGGATGAGATAATCAATTATGTTCAATCATTACAGCGGCAAGTTGAGGTATGATGTCCGCTACTTGTAACATTGTTTGCAGCTTTTGCTCTTTGCTGTAATGTGAACTTGTTGACCCTGTATGTGCATATTGGGCAGTTTTTGTCGATGAAACTTTCAGCTGTCAATCCAGCACTAGACTTCAACATAGAGCGCATTCTATCTAAGGATGTATGTAACCCCCTGCCAGATATTTATTGTTAATTAAATTTCATTTGTTTTCCTTGTGCTGATATATGTTCCATACATACAGTTATTTCAGTCTCAAGGAACTGCATCGTCTACCTTTGGCTTCTTACCAGACATTGGCCATCAATTTTTGCATCCACCAAAACATTCTCAAGCTGCGTTGCACAGCATTGTAAATCCCGCCGATGCAT
This portion of the Triticum dicoccoides isolate Atlit2015 ecotype Zavitan chromosome 7A, WEW_v2.0, whole genome shotgun sequence genome encodes:
- the LOC119329436 gene encoding transcription factor bHLH49-like; this translates as METNEKNAADLEDKNQPSGHGQQPSFHGPGFSLSPEAQMDSSSSALAAMGNPFPPGLWNPPGQNFGLGETNTNAMLNGHQFSSFLGMLSAATPAYPGAQSGFMDCGAGFPGLSANSLGAMMDHPFSRNPAMGSFQNDIETSREMNVDEGCKDALLTGDRQQGDTESSHGVDASSKELSKPECSGGAGQDEGPSVSCPKKRKRPSQDRGVKHVQEGSQQLATLAAKQEKDDDDKDEPKRPVGTSRKSNGKQTEDKSDAPKEDYIHIRARSGQATNSHSLAERVRREKISERMKFLQDLVPGCSKVIGKAVMLDEIINYVQSLQRQVEFLSMKLSAVNPALDFNIERILSKDLFQSQGTASSTFGFLPDIGHQFLHPPKHSQAALHSIVNPADAFGRVTNAPVGCTFKEATHQVPNNFDGEFHNVIGMPFTLFNDHESNDKP